In one Vidua chalybeata isolate OUT-0048 chromosome 4, bVidCha1 merged haplotype, whole genome shotgun sequence genomic region, the following are encoded:
- the NSG1 gene encoding neuronal vesicle trafficking-associated protein 1 isoform X1 — protein sequence MVKLGNNFSEKSTKQPLLEDGFDTIPLITPLDVNQLQFPPPDKVVVKTKTEYEPDRKKGKFRTPKIAEFTISITEGVSERFKVTVLVLFALAFLTCVVFLVVYKVYKYDHTCPEGFVFKNNQCIPAGLENYYSEQDSSARGKFYTVINHYNLAKQTITRSVSPWMTVLSEEKLSEQETEAAEKSA from the exons ATGGTGAAACTGGGGAATAATTTCAGCGAGAAGAGCACAAAGCAGCCCCTTTTGGAGGATGGATTTGACACCATCCCCCTGATCACACCCCTGGATGTCAATCAGCTCCAGTTCCCACCTCCTGATAAG GTTGTggtcaaaacaaaaacagaataTGAACCTGATCGCAAGAAGGGAAAGTTCCGTACTCCTAAAATAGCTGAATTCACAATCAGCATCACTGAAGGGGTTTCAGAAAGATTTAAG gtAACTGTGCTGGTCCTTTTTGCCCTTGCATTCTTAACGTGTGTTGTATTTCTGGTAGTCTACAAGGTTTACAAGTATGATCATACCTGTCCAGAAGGATTTGTTTTCAAG aataatCAATGCATTCCAGCTGGGTTGGAAAACTACTACTCTGAACAAGACTCCAGCGCTCGAGGGAAATTTTACACAGTCATAAACCACTACAACCTGGCCAAACAAACCATCACGCGCTCCGTGTCCCCGTGGATGACAGTACTGTCAGAAGAGAAACTGTCTGAACAGGAGACTGAAGCTGCTGAGAAATCAGCTTAG
- the NSG1 gene encoding neuronal vesicle trafficking-associated protein 1 isoform X2 → MVKLGNNFSEKSTKQPLLEDGFDTIPLITPLDVNQLQFPPPDKVVVKTKTEYEPDRKKGKFRTPKIAEFTISITEGVSERFKNNQCIPAGLENYYSEQDSSARGKFYTVINHYNLAKQTITRSVSPWMTVLSEEKLSEQETEAAEKSA, encoded by the exons ATGGTGAAACTGGGGAATAATTTCAGCGAGAAGAGCACAAAGCAGCCCCTTTTGGAGGATGGATTTGACACCATCCCCCTGATCACACCCCTGGATGTCAATCAGCTCCAGTTCCCACCTCCTGATAAG GTTGTggtcaaaacaaaaacagaataTGAACCTGATCGCAAGAAGGGAAAGTTCCGTACTCCTAAAATAGCTGAATTCACAATCAGCATCACTGAAGGGGTTTCAGAAAGATTTAAG aataatCAATGCATTCCAGCTGGGTTGGAAAACTACTACTCTGAACAAGACTCCAGCGCTCGAGGGAAATTTTACACAGTCATAAACCACTACAACCTGGCCAAACAAACCATCACGCGCTCCGTGTCCCCGTGGATGACAGTACTGTCAGAAGAGAAACTGTCTGAACAGGAGACTGAAGCTGCTGAGAAATCAGCTTAG